The proteins below come from a single Pedobacter sp. MC2016-14 genomic window:
- a CDS encoding DNA gyrase/topoisomerase IV subunit A, giving the protein MSDEIEDHKSDENKHTVTPINGLYENWFLDYASYVILDRAVPHINDGLKPVQRRILHSLKEMDDGRFNKAANVIGNTMKYHPHGDASIGDAMVQIGQKDLLIDCQGNWGDPITGDNAAAPRYIEARLSKFANEVVFNPDTTTWQLSYDGRNNEPLTLPVKFPLLLAQGAEGIAVGLATKVMPHNFVELLDASMEVLRGSRPNIVPDFFTGGMADFSAYNEGMRGGKIRVRAKITEKDKKTLVITEIPYSTTTGSVIDSILTANDKGKIKIKKIEDNTAAHVEIVIHLAPGISPDVTIDALYAFTSCEVSISPNTCIIKDDKPQFLTVNDILTQNTLFTKELLKKELEIKLHELEERIFFSSLLKIFIQEGMYKNAAYENSVNFDMVVEVLNQLFDPFKAQLYREIQPEDLKKLIDKPMSSITRFDVKKADEQMKALADEIKVVKNHLRHLNDFAIAWFQRLKDKYGKGRERKTEIRLFDRVEASKVALANVKLYLNREDGFIGTGLKKDEFIADCSDLDEIIVFREDGKCIITKVADKTFVGKGILYAAVFKKNDERTIYNLIYKDGASGVSYVKRFAVMGVTRDKEYDLTKGSKGSKVLYFTANPNGEGEIVTVQLKPHTKLKKLQFDLDFAEIAIKGRASQGNIVSKYPIKKVLFKSKGVSTLSGLKIWYDDLLRRLNVDGRGKYLGEFDGDDKILQVHREGWYELSTFELSNHFDADLILIQKYDAEKPFAVVQYEGKAKNQFVKRFVFEPIAVGRKQSIISDEQGSKLLYMTSNPAAKLYVDVLKGKTQIPETLEIVLADFIDVKGIKANGNRLTQHDVKNIAITDAEEVEPLEEVKAEPVTEQEQHLENESEGSVVPVTEDAVALKEESREEQKEEIKPSAPPVKKVDLEITNPEDIKIDDKGQLGIF; this is encoded by the coding sequence ATGAGCGACGAAATAGAAGACCATAAAAGCGACGAAAACAAGCATACCGTAACACCAATTAACGGACTTTACGAAAACTGGTTCCTCGATTATGCATCTTATGTAATTCTAGATCGTGCTGTACCTCATATCAATGATGGATTGAAACCTGTACAGCGCCGGATTCTTCATTCACTTAAAGAAATGGATGACGGACGTTTCAATAAAGCCGCAAACGTGATCGGAAACACCATGAAATATCACCCGCATGGTGATGCATCCATCGGTGATGCCATGGTTCAAATTGGACAGAAAGATCTTCTAATTGATTGCCAGGGTAACTGGGGCGATCCAATTACAGGAGATAACGCTGCGGCACCCCGTTATATTGAAGCACGTTTATCTAAGTTCGCAAATGAGGTTGTATTTAATCCTGACACTACAACCTGGCAGCTGAGTTATGATGGCCGGAATAACGAGCCTCTCACACTTCCGGTAAAATTCCCGTTGTTATTGGCCCAGGGAGCAGAAGGAATTGCAGTAGGTTTGGCCACTAAGGTAATGCCCCATAATTTTGTAGAGTTGCTGGATGCTTCTATGGAGGTACTTAGGGGCAGCAGGCCTAATATTGTGCCGGATTTCTTTACGGGCGGCATGGCAGATTTTTCTGCTTACAATGAGGGTATGCGAGGAGGAAAGATCCGTGTACGGGCAAAAATCACAGAGAAGGATAAAAAGACTTTAGTTATCACTGAAATTCCCTATAGTACGACTACTGGTTCAGTCATTGATAGCATCCTGACTGCAAATGATAAGGGAAAGATAAAAATCAAGAAGATTGAAGACAATACTGCTGCGCATGTTGAAATTGTCATTCATCTGGCGCCGGGTATTTCTCCTGATGTAACTATAGATGCTTTATACGCATTTACCTCTTGCGAGGTTTCTATTTCGCCCAATACCTGTATCATTAAGGATGATAAGCCTCAGTTTTTAACAGTAAATGACATTCTTACACAGAATACATTATTTACTAAAGAACTGCTTAAAAAAGAATTGGAGATCAAACTGCATGAGCTTGAAGAAAGAATCTTTTTCAGTTCCTTGTTAAAGATTTTTATTCAGGAGGGTATGTACAAAAATGCAGCGTACGAAAATTCTGTAAATTTTGACATGGTAGTAGAAGTACTGAATCAACTTTTTGATCCTTTTAAAGCCCAGCTCTACCGGGAAATACAGCCTGAAGATTTGAAAAAGCTTATTGATAAACCAATGAGCAGCATTACCCGTTTTGATGTTAAAAAAGCGGATGAGCAGATGAAAGCACTTGCGGATGAAATCAAAGTGGTTAAAAATCATTTACGTCATTTAAATGATTTTGCAATCGCCTGGTTTCAGCGCTTAAAAGATAAATATGGAAAAGGCCGTGAGCGTAAAACAGAAATCAGACTGTTTGACCGTGTTGAGGCTTCCAAAGTTGCGCTTGCCAACGTTAAACTTTACTTAAACAGAGAAGACGGTTTTATTGGAACTGGTCTTAAAAAGGACGAATTTATTGCCGATTGTTCTGATCTTGATGAAATCATTGTTTTTCGTGAGGATGGAAAATGCATCATTACTAAGGTGGCAGATAAAACCTTTGTTGGAAAGGGAATATTATATGCCGCAGTATTTAAAAAGAATGATGAGCGTACCATTTATAATCTGATTTATAAAGATGGCGCTAGTGGCGTGTCTTATGTTAAACGTTTTGCTGTAATGGGTGTAACGAGGGATAAGGAATATGACCTTACCAAAGGCAGTAAGGGCTCCAAAGTATTGTATTTTACGGCTAATCCTAATGGTGAAGGTGAAATTGTTACCGTACAGCTTAAACCACATACCAAATTAAAGAAGCTTCAGTTTGATCTTGATTTTGCAGAAATTGCCATCAAAGGCCGTGCATCACAAGGAAATATTGTTTCAAAGTACCCTATAAAAAAGGTCCTGTTCAAAAGCAAAGGGGTCTCTACTTTGTCTGGCCTTAAAATTTGGTACGATGATTTGCTGAGACGCCTTAATGTGGATGGAAGAGGGAAATACCTGGGTGAATTTGATGGTGATGATAAGATTCTTCAGGTACACAGAGAGGGTTGGTATGAACTCAGTACTTTTGAGCTCAGCAATCATTTTGATGCTGATTTGATCCTGATCCAGAAATACGATGCGGAGAAACCATTTGCCGTGGTGCAATACGAAGGTAAAGCCAAAAACCAATTTGTTAAAAGGTTTGTTTTCGAACCCATTGCAGTTGGACGTAAGCAGAGTATCATTAGTGATGAACAGGGCTCAAAGCTTCTATACATGACCAGCAATCCGGCAGCTAAGCTATATGTGGATGTGTTAAAGGGTAAGACACAAATTCCGGAAACACTGGAAATTGTGCTGGCAGATTTTATTGACGTAAAAGGGATAAAAGCCAACGGAAACAGGTTAACACAACACGATGTAAAAAATATAGCTATTACTGATGCGGAAGAGGTTGAGCCTTTGGAAGAGGTAAAAGCGGAGCCTGTAACAGAGCAAGAGCAACATTTGGAAAATGAATCTGAAGGAAGCGTAGTACCTGTTACAGAAGATGCTGTTGCTTTAAAAGAGGAAAGTAGGGAAGAGCAGAAGGAAGAAATAAAACCATCTGCGCCTCCAGTAAAAAAGGTTGACCTGGAAATCACCAATCCTGAGGACATCAAGATTGATGATAAAGGGCAATTGGGAATCTTTTAG
- a CDS encoding BamA/TamA family outer membrane protein: protein MRGIIKTSLFVLVCLIWAACSSTKGLKPGQILYTGAEVKINPDSTHKIDSQKDVKTALLSRARPKPNKSLLGIKFKLWVYNTVGEPKKPKGLKHWLRTKFGEPPVLLSQVKLQYNNDVMTSFLISQGYLQSLVTGDTVVTGKKAKAVYTANTGNRYKINSISFPEDTTGIARIVNQHKENTLIKKGDFYDLDVYKNERIRIDNDLKEEGYFYFSPDYLIIQVDSTIGKSLVDIRVRVKTIAPDAGLKPYTIKNINIYPNYTLRRDSVLRRLKPLQYNDFNIYDNRNTFKPRVFDRLVFFKKGEIYNRTDHNQSLNRMVNIGAFQDVRAEFLPLDSFKNDELDLNIYLTPLKKNSLSFSVTGTSKSNNFVGSEVRITQTTRNLFRGAEQLDVSVSGGFETQTGGGVDQNLNSYSLTGEAKLTFPRFIVPFYKPSSTTAFIPKTVTSLSYQLLNRNSYYRLNSFKGQFGYNWKENQYKEHNFNPISLNYVTSGILAADTAKLYNENPGLKTTLEPQLIIGSTYNFTYTNQMEESRRNNLYFNGGIETGGNVWGLFVKKNADGGRSLFNTNLTQFVRLETDLRDYYKITRNLIWASRLNLGYGYAYGGSTSLPFTRQFFAGGSNDVRAFPARTLGPGTYKNNATTALADQGGDIKIMLNTELRFKLVSILYGALFADAGNIWLRKEDVGRPAGPGVAATPGRPGSGFKLSNALDELGVGTGAGLRVDAKILVVRLDVAFPVRKPYLAPGERWVFDEVSFGNKEWRRDNLVYNIGIGYPF, encoded by the coding sequence ATGAGAGGAATAATTAAAACCAGCCTATTTGTACTAGTTTGTTTAATTTGGGCTGCCTGCAGCAGCACTAAAGGTTTAAAACCCGGACAAATTTTATATACAGGAGCCGAGGTTAAAATTAACCCCGATTCTACCCATAAAATTGACAGCCAAAAGGACGTTAAAACGGCATTGTTAAGTCGCGCCAGACCAAAACCAAATAAGTCTTTATTAGGCATTAAATTTAAGCTTTGGGTTTACAATACCGTAGGCGAACCTAAAAAACCGAAAGGCCTTAAGCATTGGTTAAGGACTAAATTTGGAGAGCCACCTGTATTATTAAGCCAGGTAAAACTGCAATACAACAACGATGTAATGACAAGCTTTCTGATTAGTCAGGGCTATTTACAATCGCTGGTAACCGGCGATACCGTTGTAACTGGTAAAAAAGCAAAAGCCGTTTATACCGCAAATACTGGCAACCGCTATAAAATTAACAGCATTAGCTTTCCGGAAGATACCACTGGCATAGCCAGGATTGTAAACCAGCACAAAGAAAATACGCTAATTAAAAAGGGGGATTTTTACGACCTTGACGTCTATAAAAACGAACGCATCAGGATAGACAATGACCTGAAAGAAGAAGGCTATTTCTATTTCAGTCCAGATTACCTGATTATACAGGTAGACAGCACCATAGGCAAAAGCCTTGTTGATATCCGTGTAAGGGTTAAAACGATAGCACCCGATGCAGGGTTAAAACCGTACACCATAAAAAACATAAATATTTACCCTAATTACACACTTAGGAGAGATAGCGTATTAAGAAGGTTAAAACCCTTACAATACAACGATTTTAACATTTATGACAACCGGAATACCTTTAAACCAAGAGTATTTGACCGTTTGGTTTTCTTTAAAAAAGGAGAAATTTACAACCGTACAGACCACAATCAATCTTTAAACAGGATGGTAAATATTGGTGCTTTTCAGGATGTAAGAGCAGAATTTTTACCCTTAGATAGCTTTAAAAACGATGAACTTGATTTGAACATTTACCTTACGCCTTTAAAGAAAAACTCACTAAGCTTCTCTGTTACAGGAACCAGCAAGTCTAACAATTTTGTAGGTTCTGAGGTGCGGATTACACAAACTACAAGAAACCTATTTAGAGGTGCAGAACAGCTTGATGTAAGTGTAAGTGGAGGCTTTGAAACCCAAACCGGCGGCGGTGTAGATCAAAATTTAAACTCCTACTCCCTCACCGGAGAGGCGAAACTGACCTTCCCCAGGTTTATTGTACCATTTTACAAACCCAGCAGTACCACTGCATTTATACCAAAAACAGTAACCTCATTATCTTACCAATTGCTGAACAGAAATTCATATTACAGGCTCAATTCCTTTAAAGGTCAGTTTGGGTACAATTGGAAAGAAAACCAGTACAAAGAGCACAACTTTAATCCTATCTCTCTTAACTATGTAACTTCTGGAATTCTTGCTGCTGATACGGCAAAACTATACAATGAGAACCCAGGTTTAAAAACAACTTTAGAACCTCAGCTGATTATTGGAAGCACGTATAACTTTACCTATACCAACCAAATGGAAGAGTCGCGCAGAAACAACCTTTATTTTAACGGAGGCATAGAAACTGGTGGAAACGTGTGGGGGCTGTTTGTAAAGAAAAATGCCGATGGTGGCAGGTCACTTTTTAACACCAACCTAACCCAGTTTGTAAGGTTGGAAACTGATTTAAGAGATTACTATAAAATTACCCGGAATTTAATATGGGCCAGCAGGCTTAACCTGGGTTATGGTTACGCCTACGGCGGAAGCACCTCATTACCTTTTACCCGCCAGTTTTTTGCAGGAGGAAGTAACGATGTGCGTGCATTTCCAGCCAGAACCCTGGGTCCCGGTACTTATAAAAACAATGCCACCACTGCCTTGGCAGATCAGGGAGGGGACATCAAGATCATGCTCAATACAGAACTGAGGTTTAAACTGGTCAGCATTTTATATGGTGCCCTCTTTGCCGATGCAGGAAATATTTGGCTTAGAAAAGAAGACGTAGGCAGGCCCGCAGGTCCAGGTGTTGCAGCTACACCCGGCAGGCCAGGCTCTGGCTTTAAACTAAGTAATGCACTTGATGAACTTGGTGTAGGCACCGGCGCTGGATTACGTGTTGATGCTAAAATACTGGTAGTTCGCCTTGATGTGGCCTTCCCAGTACGAAAACCTTACCTTGCCCCCGGAGAACGTTGGGTATTTGATGAAGTTTCATTTGGCAATAAAGAATGGAGAAGAGATAATCTGGTTTATAACATCGGTATTGGTTACCCATTTTAA
- a CDS encoding translocation/assembly module TamB: protein MNKFVRTSLKVILWIIASIIMLVVLIAISLNIPAVQNFVKDKAIGYLKNKTHTEVSLESVKIALPKDVVLNKFYIEDKKGDTLLYAEKLAVDISLLKLLSNKVEINNIQLDKIRANVTRINPDTTFNFSFLVDAFMSEQKKPDEVVEKDSTSTMKFSLNKISLTDIGIVYRDDVAGNDVKLQLGEFKTDIKNFDMEKQHYVINDISLKNTSLSYLQQKPLTVLAAQLEKSIDTAKTESGKLPLVEIEDFSFENVKVNFNDMISKTSAALNLNDLNAANLFIDLTNGIYKAEEAKLNNSKIDFNAMAANAKGNLNINELAISKLAADLNKGSYTLDEAILNKSNVAFAFKPATATKTASKTADTAVTEAPLSLLVGKLSLAENSIKFDNLAAKPTKGMDFNHLQIGGLGLVAEQLAYNATGAKVLVKSAGFKEKSGFQLNQLQGDVVYSDKAIQVKNLVAKTPNTSIENNTQLTYTSLEDLTKHPERVKITMGIKNTTIGLKDGTYFSDAIPASYRNEKIKLNASVSGYMNNLNIPKFQLSGLKSTNIDVSGNIKGLPDINKLYADLTIKRFSLTKSDLLVVIPKNTLPSNIQLPNAISANGKFKGSLTDFNTGFNINTDMGGAKLLATMNGPKGKERYSANLLLNNFNVGRLLKMQPTLGKITVKANVNGTGLDAKKAVAKVNAQVVSAYYNKYTYKNLLLSGTYAAQKLNLKSSMADTNANFSLTAFADIAGKYPAVKADLNLKQVDLQKLNFSTTEFRLAGLVKADIKTADPDYLNGDVSIRGLQMVKEGQKFTLDTIDVHSEATAERNLLSLKSEILNARVDGKYQLTNLAGAVINQINKYYAFGEVAKIPDQRFRFDVKIHNPKFIKNFVPSLTAFSPSYMNGLLDTQKDSLVMNAWFPQVVYGDYKVDSTRLTVNNDNNQLNYKLLVGHVQSPSLALYNTELSGQAVNNLLGVNLFVRDSQLKDKYRLAGTFKSINKDYQFSFDPDKLLLDYQKWAVAPENYLQFGASGILAHQFNLSQGGQLLSINSSDNTPNSPLKVEFKNFRIETLTKFAAQDTALAGGNINGTVDVKDLTSSPKFTANLTVDQLRYQKDQLGTLRIAVNNNTANAFETNIALSGVHELRVNGFYYTNTENALDLTLNIDKIDLKAVESLSMGQIRQGSGTVTGQMSVKGAIAAPKVLGELKFNQAAFNAAYVNSYFRIPDETVSFTNTGITFDSFTILDSLNQKAIINGGIRTTNYSDFRFNMDISTDNFRALNSTAVDNDMIYGTVFLTSNIKVRGDLNQPDVNMNIRVNKGTKFYFAVPTEDPSVIDQDGIVQFIDADAAPYNGQKPLKADSISKAPIKGINLTANVVIDSAAELNVVVDPQNGDILRVKGNANLTATMDPSGKTSLTGRYQISEGSYRLTVAPLGQRPFKLVSGSSIVWTGDPMSANVNLTALYEVNAAPIDLINEPDNVQAKTKLPFQVYLMMKDELLKPTISFRLDLPENERGALGGTVYTKLLNVNRDENELNKQVFALLALNRFIANNPFQSLAGGGGGVSTLARSSVSKLLTEQLNNLASDLIQGVQLNFGVNSSEDYSTGALEQKTDLEVGLSKRLLNDRLTVTVGSSFGIEGPQTQSSNSTNIAGNVNIEYAVSADGRYRLRAYRRNQNDAVIQGQIIETGLGFALVVDYNKFREIFRKRSKRNNADTEQKPKNERNN, encoded by the coding sequence TTGAATAAATTCGTACGTACAAGCTTAAAAGTTATACTTTGGATAATTGCAAGTATTATAATGCTGGTTGTCCTCATTGCGATTTCTCTAAACATCCCAGCCGTTCAAAACTTTGTAAAAGATAAAGCAATTGGTTATTTAAAGAACAAAACACATACAGAGGTAAGCCTGGAGAGTGTTAAAATAGCATTACCTAAAGATGTTGTGCTCAACAAGTTTTACATCGAAGATAAAAAAGGAGATACTTTATTATATGCCGAAAAATTAGCGGTAGACATCAGCCTGCTAAAGTTACTTAGCAATAAGGTTGAAATCAACAATATTCAGCTGGATAAGATTAGGGCAAACGTAACACGCATTAATCCTGATACCACCTTTAATTTCTCCTTTTTAGTGGACGCTTTTATGTCCGAACAGAAAAAACCTGATGAAGTAGTGGAAAAGGACAGCACCTCCACAATGAAGTTTTCCCTCAATAAAATAAGTCTCACAGATATTGGAATAGTTTACCGTGATGACGTTGCCGGAAATGATGTAAAGCTCCAATTAGGCGAATTTAAAACCGATATCAAGAATTTTGATATGGAGAAACAGCACTATGTAATCAATGACATCAGCTTGAAGAATACCAGCCTGTCCTATCTGCAGCAAAAACCATTAACAGTGCTCGCTGCGCAGCTTGAAAAAAGTATAGACACCGCAAAAACTGAAAGCGGAAAACTGCCATTGGTAGAAATCGAAGACTTCTCTTTCGAAAACGTTAAGGTTAATTTTAACGACATGATCTCTAAAACAAGTGCAGCATTAAACTTAAACGACCTTAATGCCGCCAATTTGTTTATAGACCTGACCAATGGCATTTATAAAGCTGAAGAGGCAAAGCTTAACAATAGTAAAATCGACTTCAACGCTATGGCGGCGAATGCCAAAGGAAACTTAAACATCAATGAACTTGCCATCTCAAAGCTGGCAGCAGATTTAAATAAAGGCAGTTATACCCTGGATGAGGCAATATTGAACAAATCAAACGTAGCATTTGCATTTAAACCTGCAACGGCAACTAAGACTGCAAGCAAGACTGCTGATACAGCCGTTACCGAAGCACCATTATCACTTCTGGTAGGCAAACTGAGCCTGGCAGAAAACAGTATCAAATTTGACAACCTGGCGGCAAAACCAACAAAAGGAATGGACTTTAACCATTTACAAATTGGCGGTTTAGGTCTCGTAGCAGAACAATTAGCTTACAATGCGACAGGCGCAAAAGTACTGGTGAAATCTGCGGGTTTTAAAGAAAAAAGCGGTTTTCAATTGAATCAACTTCAGGGAGATGTGGTCTATTCTGATAAAGCCATACAAGTAAAAAACCTAGTTGCAAAAACCCCAAACACCAGCATTGAAAACAATACACAGCTAACCTATACCTCACTGGAAGACCTAACCAAACATCCGGAAAGGGTTAAAATAACCATGGGTATTAAAAACACTACCATTGGGCTTAAAGATGGTACTTATTTTAGCGATGCCATTCCGGCTAGCTATCGCAATGAGAAGATCAAGTTAAATGCAAGTGTAAGTGGCTACATGAATAACTTAAACATTCCTAAGTTTCAACTTAGCGGATTAAAAAGCACGAATATTGATGTTAGTGGAAACATTAAAGGCTTGCCGGATATAAATAAGCTATATGCTGACCTCACCATCAAAAGGTTCTCTTTAACTAAAAGCGATCTATTAGTTGTTATCCCTAAAAATACCCTGCCTTCAAATATACAGTTACCAAATGCCATTAGCGCAAACGGAAAGTTTAAAGGCTCCTTAACTGATTTTAATACTGGTTTTAATATCAATACCGATATGGGCGGCGCCAAATTGCTGGCTACCATGAATGGGCCAAAAGGTAAAGAACGTTACTCCGCAAATTTATTGCTCAATAACTTTAATGTTGGCCGTCTTTTAAAGATGCAGCCAACGCTCGGCAAAATCACAGTTAAAGCAAACGTAAACGGAACAGGACTAGATGCTAAAAAAGCTGTTGCAAAGGTAAATGCGCAGGTAGTAAGTGCTTATTACAACAAATACACTTATAAAAACCTATTGCTAAGCGGCACGTATGCGGCACAAAAACTAAACCTCAAAAGCAGTATGGCAGATACGAATGCCAATTTTAGCCTAACAGCTTTTGCAGATATAGCAGGTAAGTATCCGGCGGTAAAAGCCGACTTGAACCTTAAGCAAGTAGACTTACAAAAACTAAATTTCAGTACTACTGAATTCAGGCTGGCAGGATTGGTAAAAGCAGACATTAAAACCGCGGACCCTGATTATTTAAATGGAGATGTAAGTATCCGCGGATTGCAAATGGTAAAAGAAGGACAGAAATTTACCCTGGATACCATAGACGTTCATTCAGAAGCAACGGCAGAGCGCAACCTCTTATCGCTTAAATCTGAAATATTAAATGCCCGTGTAGATGGTAAATACCAGCTTACCAACCTGGCTGGTGCGGTGATTAACCAGATCAATAAATATTATGCTTTTGGCGAGGTCGCAAAAATCCCGGACCAAAGGTTTAGGTTTGATGTAAAAATCCACAACCCTAAATTTATCAAAAACTTTGTACCTTCTTTAACGGCCTTTTCCCCTTCTTATATGAACGGCTTGCTGGATACACAGAAAGACAGTTTGGTAATGAATGCATGGTTTCCACAGGTAGTTTATGGAGATTATAAAGTAGACAGTACCCGCTTAACGGTAAACAATGACAACAATCAACTCAACTACAAACTATTGGTTGGTCATGTTCAAAGTCCCTCACTTGCCCTTTATAACACAGAGTTGAGCGGTCAGGCTGTAAATAACCTGCTTGGTGTAAACCTGTTTGTAAGAGATAGTCAACTTAAAGACAAATACCGTCTTGCAGGAACCTTTAAATCCATCAACAAAGATTACCAGTTCAGTTTTGACCCCGACAAATTGTTGCTGGATTATCAAAAATGGGCCGTGGCGCCAGAAAACTACCTTCAATTTGGTGCTTCCGGTATTCTTGCTCATCAATTTAACCTGAGCCAGGGTGGCCAGTTACTGAGCATTAACAGTTCAGACAACACGCCAAATTCTCCGTTAAAAGTAGAATTTAAAAATTTCAGAATAGAAACACTCACTAAATTTGCTGCACAGGACACCGCATTAGCAGGGGGAAATATCAATGGAACTGTAGATGTAAAAGACTTAACCAGCAGTCCTAAATTCACGGCAAACCTTACGGTAGATCAACTGCGTTATCAAAAAGACCAGCTGGGCACCTTGCGTATTGCAGTCAACAACAATACAGCGAATGCTTTTGAAACCAACATTGCACTGAGCGGGGTACATGAACTAAGGGTAAATGGTTTTTATTACACCAATACAGAAAATGCATTAGACCTCACATTAAACATAGACAAAATTGACCTTAAAGCGGTAGAAAGCCTTTCAATGGGACAAATACGTCAGGGGTCCGGAACAGTAACCGGACAAATGAGTGTTAAAGGGGCAATAGCAGCTCCAAAAGTATTGGGAGAACTGAAATTTAATCAGGCAGCCTTTAACGCAGCTTACGTAAACTCCTATTTCCGCATCCCTGATGAAACGGTAAGTTTCACCAATACTGGTATTACTTTCGACAGTTTTACCATCCTTGACTCTCTCAATCAAAAAGCAATTATAAACGGAGGCATCCGCACCACAAACTATTCGGATTTCAGGTTCAACATGGATATTAGCACTGACAATTTCAGGGCATTAAATTCTACTGCGGTAGATAACGATATGATCTATGGAACTGTATTTTTAACCAGCAACATTAAGGTACGTGGAGATCTGAATCAGCCAGATGTAAACATGAACATCAGGGTAAACAAAGGCACTAAGTTTTACTTCGCCGTTCCTACGGAAGATCCATCAGTGATAGATCAGGATGGTATTGTACAGTTCATCGATGCGGATGCGGCACCTTACAACGGACAAAAACCTTTAAAAGCAGACAGCATCAGTAAAGCGCCTATTAAAGGCATTAACCTTACAGCCAACGTAGTTATTGACTCTGCAGCAGAACTCAACGTAGTGGTTGACCCACAAAACGGAGACATCCTGCGCGTAAAAGGTAACGCAAATCTTACCGCCACAATGGATCCTAGTGGCAAAACCAGTTTAACCGGACGCTACCAGATCTCTGAAGGCTCTTACCGTTTAACGGTAGCACCTTTGGGACAAAGGCCATTTAAACTCGTTAGCGGAAGTTCTATTGTTTGGACGGGCGATCCAATGAGTGCCAATGTGAACCTTACTGCCTTATACGAAGTTAATGCTGCTCCTATTGATTTAATCAATGAGCCCGACAACGTGCAGGCAAAGACAAAACTTCCCTTCCAGGTTTACCTGATGATGAAAGACGAGTTGCTTAAGCCTACCATTTCCTTTAGACTGGATTTACCGGAAAATGAACGTGGCGCATTAGGAGGTACAGTATACACCAAACTGCTTAATGTAAACAGGGATGAAAATGAGCTAAACAAGCAGGTATTCGCATTACTTGCGCTAAATCGTTTCATTGCAAATAATCCATTCCAAAGTCTTGCCGGTGGCGGAGGCGGGGTCTCTACCCTGGCCCGTTCAAGCGTAAGCAAGCTCTTGACTGAACAATTAAACAACCTGGCTTCAGATTTAATTCAGGGGGTACAGCTTAATTTTGGTGTAAATTCTTCAGAAGATTATTCTACCGGGGCGCTGGAGCAGAAGACAGACCTGGAAGTAGGTTTATCTAAACGTTTGCTCAATGACAGACTAACCGTAACCGTAGGTAGTTCATTTGGAATAGAAGGGCCACAAACCCAAAGTTCAAACTCTACCAATATTGCTGGTAATGTGAATATAGAATATGCGGTTAGTGCAGATGGAAGGTATCGTTTACGTGCATACAGGCGCAATCAGAACGACGCCGTAATACAAGGGCAGATCATAGAAACAGGCCTCGGATTTGCGCTTGTTGTAGATTATAACAAATTTAGGGAGATCTTCCGAAAAAGATCAAAAAGAAACAATGCGGATACAGAACAGAAACCAAAGAATGAGAGGAATAATTAA